From Anomalospiza imberbis isolate Cuckoo-Finch-1a 21T00152 chromosome 14, ASM3175350v1, whole genome shotgun sequence, a single genomic window includes:
- the RNF128 gene encoding E3 ubiquitin-protein ligase RNF128 isoform X2, which produces MKGVEKFWFLLVDFLISFHTTEAISVMASLTLFYFNSTSNRTAFERCECGLYGFNSPYLGAQGVVGIPVSADRYACNKNTNFTVMKAPWIALIERGNCSFAEKIQVATRKGAAAAVIYNSRGKGNNTLLMAHQGAEKIVAIMIGNLKGMEILHRIQSGLKVTMVIEVGKKRSLSMNIFTILFISVSFFVVAAATVGCYVSYSARRLIIARAQSREQRRLRARAKKAIEQMQLRTLKEGDKETGPDGDSCVVCFEQYKPNDVMRVLTCNHVFHKTCIDPWLLEHGTCPLCKCDILKVLGVEMDVEPQSEPVQAPGSSGQRPLSTVTIVNEEDNLSETASSGYDSVQGPDESAQEAQAPSENDNTHPVSEESQPSTVTVLSHGDNPGFEGDETQVCESRIVCEVTF; this is translated from the exons ATGAAGGGAGTCGAGAAGTTCTGGtttctcctggtggattttttaatttcattccaCACTACggaggcaatttctgtgatggcctctcTCACTTTATTCTATTTCAACAGCACCAGCAACAGGACTGCGTTTGAGCGCTGCGAATGTGGCCTGTATGGCTTTAATTCTCCTTACCTTGGTGCTCAGGGGGTGGTGGGCATTCCAGTATCCGCTGATCGTTATGCCTGCAACAAAAATACTAACTTCACTGTCATGAAAGCACCGTGGATAGCCCTGATTGAAAGAGGCAATTGCAGTTTTGCTGAAAAAATTCAGGTGGCAACCAGAAAGGGTGCAGCAGCGGCCGTGATCTACAATTCACGGGGCAAAGGCAACAACACCCTCCTGATGGCGCATCAAG GTGCTGAGAAGATCGTTGCAATTATGATTGGCAACCTGAAAGGCATGGAAATCCTGCACCGGATTCAGAGCGGCTTGAAAGTCACCATGGTCATCGAAGTGGGCAAAAAGCGCAGTCTTTCCATGAATATCTTCACCATCCTCTTCATCTCTGTGTCGTTTTTTGTTGTGGCAGCAGCAACTGTGGGCTGCTATGTCTCTTACTCTGCTCGGAGACTCATTATTGCAAGGGCCCAGTCCAGGGAGCAG CGGCGGCTGAGGGCCAGGGCTAAGAAGGCCATTGAACAGATGCAGCTACGCACCCTGAAGGAAGGGGACAAG GAAACTGGTCCAGATGGAGATTCCTGTGTTGTGTGCTTTGAGCAGTACAAGCCGAATGATGTAATGCGTGTTCTGACTTGCAA CCATGTCTTCCACAAGACCTGTATTGACCCCTGGCTTCTGGAACACGGGACATGTCCTCTGTGCAAATGTGACATCCTCAAAGTGTTGGGTGTTGAG ATGGATGTAGAACCACAGTCTGAGCCTGTGCAAGCCCCAGGATCCAGTGGCCAAAGACCTCTATCCACTGTCACTATAGTTAATGAAGAGGACAATCTTAGTGAAACAGCATCATCTGGATATGATTCTGTACAGGGACCAGATGAATCTGCTCAGGAGGCACAGGCACCATCAGAAA ATGACAACACACATCCTGTGAGTGAAGAATCCCAGCCCTCCACTGTGACTGTCCTTTCACATGGTGACAACCCAGGTTTTGAGGGAGATGaaacacaagtttgtgaaagCAGAATTGTTTGTGAAGTCACGTTCTAA
- the RNF128 gene encoding E3 ubiquitin-protein ligase RNF128 isoform X1 — protein sequence MPSGAALLALAALLCAVPPPGPRGAAAAAAWTAWLNVSWENGVDRNRSGWEAGESGLYGLDSPLQPAEGLLVLPDSPDAFNACSALTNFSGAPPAGGSPGWLALIERGGGCSFADKIRRAAERGAAAAVIYNYRGTGNEVLPMSHHGAEKIVAIMIGNLKGMEILHRIQSGLKVTMVIEVGKKRSLSMNIFTILFISVSFFVVAAATVGCYVSYSARRLIIARAQSREQRRLRARAKKAIEQMQLRTLKEGDKETGPDGDSCVVCFEQYKPNDVMRVLTCNHVFHKTCIDPWLLEHGTCPLCKCDILKVLGVEMDVEPQSEPVQAPGSSGQRPLSTVTIVNEEDNLSETASSGYDSVQGPDESAQEAQAPSENDNTHPVSEESQPSTVTVLSHGDNPGFEGDETQVCESRIVCEVTF from the exons ATGCCGTCGGGGGCCGCGCTGCTGGCGCTGGCCGCGTTGCTTTGCGCCGTCCCGCCGCCCGGTccccgcggggcggcggcggctgcggcgtGGACCGCCTGGCTGAACGTGTCATGGGAGAACGGCGTGGACCGCAACCGGAGCGGCTGGGAGGCGGGCGAGAGCGGCCTGTACGGGCTGGACTCGCCGCTGCAGCCGGCcgaggggctgctggtgctgcccgACAGCCCCGACGCCTTCAATGCCTGCAGCGCGCTCACCAACTTCAGCGGGGCCCCCCCGGCCGGCGGCTCCCCGGGCTGGCTCGCCCTCATCgagcgcggcggcggctgcTCCTTCGCCGACAAGATCCGCCGGGCCGCCGagcgcggcgccgccgccgccgtcaTCTACAACTACCGCGGCACCGGCAACGAGGTGCTGCCCATGTCCCACCACG GTGCTGAGAAGATCGTTGCAATTATGATTGGCAACCTGAAAGGCATGGAAATCCTGCACCGGATTCAGAGCGGCTTGAAAGTCACCATGGTCATCGAAGTGGGCAAAAAGCGCAGTCTTTCCATGAATATCTTCACCATCCTCTTCATCTCTGTGTCGTTTTTTGTTGTGGCAGCAGCAACTGTGGGCTGCTATGTCTCTTACTCTGCTCGGAGACTCATTATTGCAAGGGCCCAGTCCAGGGAGCAG CGGCGGCTGAGGGCCAGGGCTAAGAAGGCCATTGAACAGATGCAGCTACGCACCCTGAAGGAAGGGGACAAG GAAACTGGTCCAGATGGAGATTCCTGTGTTGTGTGCTTTGAGCAGTACAAGCCGAATGATGTAATGCGTGTTCTGACTTGCAA CCATGTCTTCCACAAGACCTGTATTGACCCCTGGCTTCTGGAACACGGGACATGTCCTCTGTGCAAATGTGACATCCTCAAAGTGTTGGGTGTTGAG ATGGATGTAGAACCACAGTCTGAGCCTGTGCAAGCCCCAGGATCCAGTGGCCAAAGACCTCTATCCACTGTCACTATAGTTAATGAAGAGGACAATCTTAGTGAAACAGCATCATCTGGATATGATTCTGTACAGGGACCAGATGAATCTGCTCAGGAGGCACAGGCACCATCAGAAA ATGACAACACACATCCTGTGAGTGAAGAATCCCAGCCCTCCACTGTGACTGTCCTTTCACATGGTGACAACCCAGGTTTTGAGGGAGATGaaacacaagtttgtgaaagCAGAATTGTTTGTGAAGTCACGTTCTAA